In Cicer arietinum cultivar CDC Frontier isolate Library 1 chromosome 7, Cicar.CDCFrontier_v2.0, whole genome shotgun sequence, a single window of DNA contains:
- the LOC101500336 gene encoding prolycopene isomerase, chloroplastic, producing the protein MMNMNMIMMRGGVGVLFGSNNEIVRVRNKGSRIIKRKGVVVARSSLKSEADVIVIGSGIGGLSCAALLARYEQDVLVLESHDHPGGAAHCFDVKGGYKFDSGPSLFSGLNSRGPQANPLGQVLDALGESVPCATYDSWMVYLPEADFLSRIGPTEFLNDLDKYGGGKSAVEEWKKLLDAVIPLSTAAMALPPLSIRGDLGVLYTAAARYGPSLFNTFFQMGPQSALRSTQLLKPFSQILDSLELKNPFLRNWIDLLSFLLAGVKSDSILSAEMVYMFAEWYKPGCSLEYPLHGAGAIVDALLRGLDKFGGRISLQSHVQKIVVENDRAIGVKLTSGQFIRAKKAVVSNASMWDTLKLLPEQLVPKSYSDRINTTPQCESFMHLHLGFDAKDIRSDLGIHHIVVNDWERGVDADQNVVLISVPSVLSPNLAPLGKHVLHAYLPGTEPFELWEGLDRRSAEYRNLKAQRSEVMWRAVERALGPGFKREKCEVKLVGSPLTHQRFLRRNRGTYGAAMQAGKDTFPGHSTPIPHLYCCGDSTFPGIGVPAVAASGAIVANSLVSVSQHSQLLDAIGI; encoded by the exons ATgatgaatatgaatatgattATGATGAGAGGGGGTGTTGGAGTACTGTTTGGTAGTAATAATGAAATAGTGAGAGTGAGAAACAAGGGTTCaagaataataaaaaggaaAGGAGTTGTTGTGGCGCGAAGTTCGTTGAAGTCAGAAGCAGATGTTATTGTGATTGGGAGTGGCATTGGTGGATTGAGTTGTGCAGCACTTTTGGCAAGATATGAACAAGATGTTTTAGTTCTGGAAAGTCACGACCATCCTGGAGGTGCTGCCCACTGTTTTGATGTGAAAGGAGGTTACAAGTTTGATTCAGGCCCATCTCTATTCTCTGGGTTGAACTCAAGAGGCCCACAGGCTAACCCACTGGGTCAAGTTCTTGATGCTTTGGGAGAGTCCGTACCATGCGCTACTTATGATTCATGGATGGTGTATCTACCTGAAGCTGATTTCTTGTCACGCATTGGGCCGACGGAGTTTTTGAATGACCTTGACAAGTATGGCGGTGGTAAATCTGCCGTTGAAGAATGGAAGAAGCTTCTAGATGCTGTTATTCCATTGTCAACAGCTGCAATGGCTCTTCCTCCTCTTTCTATTCGTGGAGATTTAGGCGTTCTTTATACTGCTGCTGCTAGATATGGTCCTTCtctttttaatacatttttccaAATGGGCCCACAGTCTGCTCTTCGTTCCACACAGCTTCTCAAACCTTTCTCTCAAATACTTGACTCTTTGGAACTCAAAAATCCTTTTCTACGCAATTGGATTGACTTACTTTCTTTCTTGCTTGCTGGTGTCAAATCTGATAGTATACTCTCTGCTGAGATG GTTTACATGTTTGCTGAATGGTACAAACCAGGTTGCAGTCTTGAGTACCCCCTTCATGGAGCCGGCGCCATTGTCGACGCTCTCCTACGAGGACTTGACAAGTTTGGTGGACGGATTTCTCTTCAAAGTCACGTACAAAAGATTGTTGTGGAAAATGACAGAGCCATTGGAGTAAAGCTCACTAGCGGTCAA TTCATACGGGCTAAAAAGGCTGTTGTCAGCAATGCATCCATGTGGGACACTTTAAAATTGCTACCTGAACAACTTGTTCCAAAGTCTTACTCAGATAGGATTAACACCACTCCTCAGTGTGAATCGTTCATGCATCTCCATTTGGGATTTGATGCTAAG GATATACGCAGTGATTTGGGAATTCATCATATAGTTGTAAATGATTGGGAAAGAGGAGTTGATGCCGATCAGAATGTTGTGTTGATATCAGTGCCTAGTGTACTTAGTCCTAATCTTGCACCTCTTGGGAAACATGTGTTACATGCTTATCTGCCAGGAACTGAACCATTTGAGTTGTGGGAAGGACTTGATCGTAGGAGTGCTGAATACAGAAATCTTAAAGCTCAAAGATCAGAG GTAATGTGGAGAGCAGTGGAGAGAGCATTAGGGCCAGGTTTCAAGAGGGAGAAATGTGAAGTGAAGTTGGTTGGAAGTCCATTGACACATCAAAGGTTTCTTAGGAGGAACAGAGGAACATATGGAGCAGCTATGCAAGCTGGTAAAGATACATTTCCTGGACATTCAACACCTATCCCACACCTTTATTGTTGTGGAGATTCCACTTTTCCTGGTATTGGAGTCCCAGCTGTTGCTGCTAGTGGTGCAATTGTAGCTAATTCATTAGTTTCAGTTTCTCAGCATTCCCAGCTGCTTGATGCAATTGGAATCTGA